The uncultured Hyphomonas sp. genome includes a window with the following:
- the murF gene encoding UDP-N-acetylmuramoyl-tripeptide--D-alanyl-D-alanine ligase encodes MTKPLWTSDDITLATGGVATAPFTVTGTVSIDTRSLEPGDLFVALKDQRDGHDFVEAAFKAGAAGALVSRKKGDGPQVVADDTLTALEQLGVAARARCGAHRTAITGSAGKTSVKEMLAQIYRALGPAHWSQKSFNNHWGVPLTLARMPEETERAVFEIGMSTPGEIAPRSRMVRPHTGLITCIAGAHLEGLGSLEAVAREKADIFEGLEAGGTFILPADDTFFEYLADRARDLCPTGNLETFGHAKDATARIVGYETDGVTSRIQVDVVGKPVLVTLNAVGEHWAMNVAAALLAATQSGAAVADCAEALSGYAPPPGRGTAEHLALPGGGSFMLIDDAYNANPGSMRAALSSLKQRGAGRRLVALGEMLEIGERSDAEHAGLAEAVVATGAEGVFLAGDNMTHLAEALPSDLQQVWAPKADELFNALENALRDGDVVLIKGSNASGMGRLADRLRQWSAAADMGKMVSGTEGAAGVS; translated from the coding sequence ATGACAAAGCCTCTCTGGACCTCTGACGACATCACCCTTGCCACCGGCGGTGTGGCGACCGCGCCGTTCACGGTGACCGGGACTGTGTCGATCGACACGCGGTCGCTGGAACCGGGTGACCTGTTCGTTGCGCTGAAAGACCAGCGCGATGGCCATGACTTTGTTGAGGCGGCCTTCAAGGCGGGCGCTGCCGGGGCGCTTGTTTCCCGCAAGAAAGGCGACGGCCCTCAGGTTGTCGCCGATGATACGCTGACCGCGCTGGAACAGCTCGGCGTGGCCGCCCGTGCGCGTTGCGGCGCGCACCGGACCGCCATCACCGGTTCGGCCGGAAAGACCAGCGTCAAGGAGATGCTGGCGCAGATCTATCGCGCGCTCGGCCCGGCGCACTGGAGCCAGAAGAGTTTCAACAATCACTGGGGCGTGCCGCTGACGCTGGCCCGGATGCCGGAAGAGACGGAACGTGCCGTCTTCGAGATCGGTATGTCGACCCCGGGTGAGATCGCCCCGCGCAGCCGTATGGTCCGCCCGCATACGGGGCTTATCACCTGTATCGCCGGGGCGCACCTCGAAGGTCTCGGCAGCCTCGAAGCCGTGGCGCGCGAGAAAGCCGATATCTTTGAAGGTCTTGAAGCAGGCGGCACCTTCATCCTGCCGGCCGACGACACATTTTTCGAATATCTGGCAGACCGGGCGCGGGACCTCTGCCCGACCGGCAATCTCGAAACCTTCGGCCACGCAAAGGACGCAACGGCCCGCATCGTCGGTTACGAGACGGATGGCGTTACCAGCCGCATCCAGGTGGATGTCGTCGGCAAGCCGGTACTGGTGACCCTGAATGCCGTGGGTGAGCACTGGGCGATGAATGTCGCGGCAGCCCTTCTGGCGGCGACGCAAAGCGGCGCGGCGGTTGCCGATTGCGCTGAGGCCCTTTCAGGTTACGCCCCGCCGCCCGGCCGCGGCACCGCCGAGCACCTCGCCCTGCCCGGCGGCGGCAGCTTTATGCTGATCGATGACGCCTACAATGCCAATCCGGGCTCCATGCGGGCCGCGCTTTCCTCATTGAAACAACGCGGTGCAGGCCGCCGGCTCGTTGCGTTGGGCGAAATGCTGGAAATTGGCGAAAGATCGGATGCGGAACATGCGGGTCTCGCCGAGGCGGTCGTGGCCACAGGCGCCGAAGGCGTTTTCCTTGCGGGAGACAATATGACTCACCTGGCCGAGGCGCTGCCCTCAGACCTTCAGCAGGTATGGGCGCCCAAGGCCGACGAACTTTTTAATGCACTGGAAAATGCACTCCGGGATGGCGACGTGGTCTTGATCAAAGGCTCGAATGCATCCGGGATGGGAAGACTAGCAGACCGTCTGCGCCAATGGAGCGCGGCGGCGGACATGGGCAAGATGGTAAGCGGCACAGAAGGTGCTGCAGGGGTCAGTTGA
- a CDS encoding UDP-N-acetylmuramoyl-L-alanyl-D-glutamate--2,6-diaminopimelate ligase gives MTCKLKDLFPDAPHGDIEITGMTADSRRVKPGYLFAALKGSVTDGRQFIPDAIGKGAVAILSDAGAEGVSVAHIIDEEPRRALALAAKRFYNSQPEKVVAVTGTNGKSSTVDFCRQIWARAGIKSASMGTLGAIGPEGHIDVGHTTPDPVTIHETLAELVRQGVTHCAMEASSHGLEQHRLDGVDLSAVAFLNFTQDHLDYHQTMEEYLSAKLRLFRELGRPGLPAIVNADSEQCNDFEAAALGNLMPIVSFGWRGEDLWIDEIMPRATGQVLNLFWRDVEQKPLELPLIGEFQALNALAAAAICLSLGMEFDEVADGLAHLQPVKGRMEFVGKTETGAAVFVDYAHTPDGLDVLLRAVRPHTAGNLKVIFGCGGDRDARKRPLMGEIAARQADDVIVTDDNPRTEDAAEIRRQVLAGCPGAREIGDRGEAIRTVIAELKKGDTLVIAGKGHETGQIIGKEVHPFSDQDTARDALGAGRA, from the coding sequence GTGACCTGCAAACTCAAAGACCTGTTCCCGGACGCGCCTCATGGCGACATCGAAATCACCGGCATGACGGCTGACAGCCGCCGCGTGAAGCCGGGCTATCTGTTCGCGGCCCTGAAGGGCAGCGTCACGGACGGACGCCAGTTCATTCCGGACGCTATCGGGAAGGGGGCGGTCGCCATCCTGTCCGACGCCGGGGCCGAAGGCGTGTCCGTCGCGCACATCATCGATGAAGAGCCGCGCCGTGCGCTCGCTTTGGCCGCCAAGCGTTTCTACAACTCGCAGCCGGAAAAAGTCGTGGCGGTGACCGGCACGAACGGAAAATCGTCCACGGTCGATTTCTGCCGCCAGATCTGGGCACGGGCCGGGATCAAGTCTGCCTCCATGGGCACGCTCGGCGCCATCGGCCCGGAAGGCCATATCGATGTCGGCCACACGACGCCGGATCCGGTGACGATCCATGAGACCCTGGCCGAACTCGTCCGGCAGGGCGTGACCCATTGCGCGATGGAAGCCTCCAGCCACGGCCTCGAGCAGCACCGTCTCGATGGCGTGGACCTGTCCGCCGTTGCCTTCCTGAACTTCACGCAGGACCATCTCGACTATCACCAGACGATGGAAGAATACCTCTCCGCCAAGCTGCGCCTCTTCCGCGAGCTTGGCCGTCCGGGCCTGCCTGCCATCGTCAATGCCGACTCCGAACAGTGCAATGATTTCGAAGCGGCCGCCCTCGGCAATCTGATGCCGATCGTGTCCTTCGGCTGGCGCGGCGAAGACCTGTGGATCGACGAGATCATGCCGCGCGCCACCGGCCAGGTGCTGAACCTGTTCTGGCGCGATGTCGAACAGAAGCCGCTGGAACTGCCGCTGATCGGAGAGTTCCAGGCGCTGAACGCGCTGGCCGCTGCCGCCATTTGCCTGTCGCTCGGCATGGAGTTCGACGAGGTCGCCGATGGCCTTGCGCACCTGCAGCCGGTCAAAGGCCGGATGGAGTTTGTCGGCAAGACCGAAACCGGCGCCGCCGTGTTCGTCGACTATGCCCACACACCGGACGGGCTGGACGTGCTGCTGCGCGCTGTGCGCCCGCACACGGCCGGGAATCTCAAAGTCATCTTCGGCTGCGGCGGGGACCGCGATGCCCGCAAGCGGCCGCTGATGGGCGAGATCGCTGCCCGGCAGGCCGACGACGTGATCGTGACCGATGACAATCCGCGCACGGAAGACGCCGCAGAGATCCGCAGGCAGGTGCTCGCCGGCTGCCCGGGCGCCCGCGAGATCGGCGACCGGGGCGAAGCGATCCGCACGGTCATCGCAGAGCTTAAGAAAGGCGACACGCTCGTCATCGCCGGCAAGGGCCACGAAACCGGGCAGATCATCGGCAAGGAAGTCCATCCCTTCTCCGACCAGGATACGGCGCGCGATGCGCTGGGAGCGGGGCGTGCATGA
- a CDS encoding penicillin-binding protein 2 — translation MTEASRHRTRLVGLGLSALFVVLAGKAGYLALSPDRDSGRLATRTGEQVARADIVDRNGEQLATSVSVYSLVANPQLIWDPREVATRLAGVLPDIDADSLTSRLSDQSREFVWVKRGLTPRQRQTVFDLGLEGLWFKEEISRAYPRGTLAGQVLGFVNVDGVGAGGIEFSQNDRLAAGGEPLRLTIDNGVQAAVEAELAASAAADGFEGAAVILMEARTGEVRAMASWPPFNPNRASDIAMDDPSRMNRATGALYELGSVFKPLTVAAALEAGAIRPTDMFDIHKPIEMRGYTISDLHPIGRRANVTTIISESSNIGTVHINQKLGPRRQQDFLKRVGLLDRSPVELSGSAAPILPERMDDLTAATMAYGHGIAVTPMAFLSAFAAFANGGERVTPTLIVDETRKPQPVRVMSAITADLVNAMMREAVLTGTGKNAEVAGYRVAGKTGTAEKPVPGGYDDGRNISSFAAIFPYDSPQYALIVTLDDPKAGPGGSVASQNAAPAAGRIIERVAPLLGIAPRFEDLRPASDGYRARSDERTSL, via the coding sequence ATGACCGAGGCGTCCCGCCACCGGACACGGCTGGTCGGTCTCGGCCTCAGCGCGTTGTTTGTGGTGCTGGCCGGTAAGGCCGGCTATCTGGCGCTGTCGCCCGACAGGGATTCCGGCCGTCTGGCCACGCGCACCGGGGAACAGGTGGCCCGCGCCGACATTGTCGACCGCAATGGCGAACAGCTGGCAACCTCCGTTTCGGTCTATTCGCTGGTCGCCAATCCGCAGCTGATCTGGGACCCGCGTGAAGTGGCCACCCGTCTGGCCGGTGTCCTGCCCGACATCGACGCCGACAGCCTGACCAGCCGCCTGTCCGACCAGTCCCGCGAATTTGTCTGGGTCAAGCGGGGCCTGACGCCCCGCCAGCGCCAGACCGTGTTCGACCTTGGCCTCGAAGGCCTGTGGTTCAAGGAAGAGATCAGCCGGGCCTATCCGCGCGGCACGCTGGCCGGGCAGGTGCTGGGCTTCGTGAATGTGGACGGCGTCGGCGCTGGCGGCATCGAATTCAGCCAGAATGACCGCCTTGCTGCAGGCGGGGAACCGCTGCGCCTGACGATCGACAATGGCGTGCAGGCAGCCGTTGAAGCCGAGCTGGCCGCTTCTGCCGCCGCTGACGGGTTCGAGGGTGCCGCGGTCATCCTGATGGAGGCGCGCACCGGCGAGGTTCGTGCGATGGCCAGCTGGCCGCCCTTCAATCCGAACCGCGCCTCCGACATTGCCATGGACGATCCGTCCCGCATGAACCGGGCGACGGGCGCGCTCTACGAACTGGGCTCTGTCTTCAAACCGCTGACCGTGGCAGCCGCGCTGGAGGCCGGCGCGATCCGCCCGACCGACATGTTCGATATTCATAAGCCGATCGAGATGCGCGGTTACACGATCTCAGACCTGCACCCCATCGGCAGACGGGCGAATGTGACGACCATCATCTCCGAGAGTTCGAACATCGGCACGGTGCACATCAACCAGAAACTCGGCCCGCGCCGTCAGCAGGATTTCCTGAAAAGGGTCGGCCTGCTCGACCGCTCGCCGGTGGAACTGTCCGGCAGTGCGGCCCCGATCCTGCCGGAGCGGATGGACGACCTGACCGCCGCGACAATGGCCTATGGGCATGGCATCGCGGTGACGCCGATGGCGTTCCTCTCTGCCTTTGCCGCCTTCGCCAATGGCGGGGAGCGCGTGACGCCGACCCTGATCGTGGACGAGACCCGTAAACCCCAGCCTGTCCGCGTGATGTCCGCGATCACGGCGGACCTCGTCAACGCCATGATGCGCGAAGCGGTGCTGACCGGAACCGGCAAAAATGCCGAAGTGGCGGGCTACCGCGTGGCGGGCAAAACAGGCACCGCCGAGAAGCCTGTGCCGGGCGGTTATGATGACGGGCGGAATATCTCCAGCTTTGCGGCGATATTTCCCTATGACAGCCCGCAGTATGCCTTGATTGTGACACTGGATGATCCGAAAGCCGGACCGGGAGGCTCGGTGGCTTCCCAGAATGCGGCGCCGGCCGCAGGTCGCATCATAGAACGTGTCGCGCCGCTGCTCGGCATCGCCCCACGCTTTGAAGATCTCCGCCCTGCAAGTGACGGCTACCGCGCCCGATCGGATGAGAGGACTTCGCTGTGA
- a CDS encoding septum formation initiator family protein, giving the protein MSRRAFILGLVIVGLLVFSLYRAKYGAKDTAAELMAVEAQIEDARHEKALLETELSHMSRREWIEEYARNELGMAPPRPEQMANERDLDALVGLPEDPAADAEPRSMEAPE; this is encoded by the coding sequence ATGAGCCGCCGGGCATTCATTCTGGGTCTCGTCATTGTCGGATTGCTGGTGTTCAGCCTCTACCGGGCCAAATACGGCGCCAAGGATACGGCGGCCGAACTGATGGCCGTAGAGGCCCAGATCGAGGACGCCCGCCACGAAAAGGCGCTTCTGGAGACCGAACTCTCCCATATGAGCCGCCGCGAATGGATTGAGGAATATGCCCGCAACGAGCTGGGCATGGCGCCGCCGCGCCCCGAGCAGATGGCCAATGAGCGCGATCTGGATGCCCTGGTTGGCCTGCCCGAAGATCCTGCCGCGGACGCAGAGCCTCGTTCCATGGAGGCGCCTGAATGA
- the rsmH gene encoding 16S rRNA (cytosine(1402)-N(4))-methyltransferase RsmH — protein sequence MMTTKPRPETAASGHKPVMLDEVLAALDLKDGDKVVDGTFGGGGYTRAILTAAKCAVFAIDRDLDAIMRAEALAAQTDRITPLLGRFGEMDALVEATGCDTVDAVVLDIGVSSFQIDEGHRGFSFNKDGPLDMRMGAAGPTAADVVNHMEEGDLANVIFRLGEEKQARRIARQIVNRRKEQPFDTTLDLAQTVEAAVGGRKGSRIHPATLTFQAIRMYVNDELGELARALVAAENLLKPGGRLVIVTFHSLEDRMVKQWLRDRAGKNSGGSRHLPLMAKGPDPTFELRPNKAILPQDKEVEGNPRARSAKLRAAIRTEAPAIEEEADDGMNLPPLSKLEDVS from the coding sequence ATGATGACCACCAAACCCCGGCCTGAAACCGCTGCTTCCGGGCACAAGCCCGTCATGCTTGACGAAGTGCTCGCCGCCCTCGACCTCAAGGACGGTGACAAGGTCGTCGACGGCACGTTCGGCGGCGGCGGCTATACCCGCGCCATCCTGACGGCGGCGAAATGCGCTGTTTTCGCCATCGACCGCGACCTCGACGCCATCATGCGGGCCGAGGCCCTTGCCGCCCAGACCGACCGCATTACCCCGCTGCTCGGCCGGTTTGGCGAAATGGATGCCCTGGTCGAGGCCACCGGTTGCGACACGGTCGATGCCGTCGTGCTGGATATCGGCGTCTCCAGTTTCCAGATCGACGAGGGTCATCGCGGCTTCTCCTTCAACAAGGATGGCCCGCTGGACATGCGCATGGGTGCGGCGGGGCCGACCGCGGCGGATGTCGTGAACCATATGGAGGAAGGTGATCTCGCCAATGTTATCTTCCGCCTCGGCGAAGAGAAGCAGGCCCGCCGCATTGCCCGGCAGATCGTCAATCGCCGCAAGGAACAGCCCTTCGACACCACGCTGGATCTCGCCCAGACGGTGGAAGCGGCTGTGGGCGGCCGGAAAGGCAGCCGGATTCACCCCGCCACGCTGACCTTCCAGGCGATCCGCATGTATGTGAACGACGAGCTGGGCGAACTGGCCCGGGCGCTCGTTGCGGCGGAAAACCTGCTGAAACCCGGCGGGCGGCTGGTGATTGTGACCTTCCATTCACTCGAAGACCGGATGGTGAAGCAATGGCTGCGCGACCGGGCCGGCAAGAATTCCGGCGGGTCCCGCCACCTGCCCCTGATGGCCAAAGGCCCCGACCCCACCTTCGAACTGCGCCCGAACAAGGCGATCCTGCCCCAGGATAAGGAAGTGGAAGGCAATCCGCGTGCACGATCTGCAAAATTGCGGGCCGCGATCCGGACCGAAGCGCCTGCAATCGAGGAAGAAGCGGATGACGGCATGAACCTGCCCCCGCTGTCGAAACTGGAGGATGTGTCATGA
- a CDS encoding hydrogen peroxide-inducible genes activator: MIIPTLRQLQFLVALGETGSFSRAAEACHVTQPTLSAGIRELEDLLGVKLAEREARGASLTHAGEIALARASALLNDAHALVQAVQSAGALLTGPFHLGAIPTIAPFVLPQTVRALNAAYPDLKLYLHEDRTARLIDQLRTRTLDAALIALPWDTPGIETMTLLDDEFLFAAPANHPLASKNGLAPEDLADENLLLLEDGHCLRDHALSICRMPTGARKDQVAATSLGTLVNMIAGGLGVSLLPKLAVDHGLNVGSDVAVREFVQPVIGRRIGIAWRAGSPREADARKVGEVIREQLTANAT, from the coding sequence ATGATCATCCCCACACTCCGCCAGTTGCAATTCCTGGTCGCCCTCGGCGAGACCGGCTCCTTTTCGCGCGCCGCTGAGGCCTGCCACGTCACCCAGCCCACGCTTTCCGCCGGGATCCGGGAACTGGAGGACCTGCTCGGCGTCAAACTGGCGGAACGTGAAGCCCGCGGCGCGAGCCTCACCCATGCTGGCGAGATCGCCCTCGCCCGCGCCTCTGCCCTGCTGAACGATGCCCATGCCCTGGTGCAAGCCGTCCAGAGCGCCGGCGCCCTGCTGACGGGCCCCTTCCACCTGGGCGCCATTCCGACGATTGCCCCTTTCGTGCTGCCGCAGACCGTGCGGGCGCTGAATGCGGCCTATCCCGATCTCAAGCTCTACCTGCATGAGGACCGGACCGCGCGCCTGATCGACCAGCTGCGCACCCGCACGCTGGACGCTGCCCTGATCGCGCTGCCCTGGGACACGCCAGGCATCGAGACAATGACCCTGCTGGACGACGAGTTCCTGTTCGCCGCACCGGCCAATCACCCGCTTGCCTCAAAGAATGGGCTCGCCCCCGAAGACCTGGCAGACGAGAACCTCCTCCTGCTGGAAGACGGCCACTGCCTGCGCGACCATGCGCTGTCGATCTGCCGTATGCCAACCGGTGCCCGGAAAGACCAGGTCGCGGCCACCTCGCTCGGCACGCTGGTGAACATGATTGCCGGCGGGCTCGGCGTGTCGCTGCTGCCGAAGCTCGCCGTCGATCATGGCCTGAATGTCGGCAGCGATGTGGCCGTGAGGGAATTCGTGCAGCCGGTGATCGGGCGCCGGATCGGCATCGCCTGGCGCGCCGGCAGCCCGCGCGAAGCCGACGCAAGGAAAGTGGGCGAAGTCATCCGGGAACAGCTGACCGCCAACGCCACCTGA
- a CDS encoding MFS transporter — protein sequence MRLNDAWLASLSAGAVNLVLGANLPYLPVWMEKAGGMSGAEIAGAGTLAALIRIFAGPLAAGRAQSHGLRATLAGTMAVCLAGYALLFPDLPQAAAFLVCVAIYSATNVSGPLFEAVLIYGTRKTRPDYGQGRAIASLAFVVANLAGGAVLSAFGPDGILGYLLIAALLATIAPLFTRQGARQVLPKRTILSTFSEGFSLYRLPALFAFILAAALIQASHGVYYAFSSVIWVSQGISGSSIGALWAVGVVTEIGLLLLSGRLLRGFSAVNLLWLGGLGAMVRWTAAGFVLPVAFAAMFQTLHAASFALTHLATMRFLQQALPDERLPLAYAVNGALVFGPILALSTFLSGLAYDALAPGGAGAQTHIYWLMVLVAGAGLAVAAVTRPAPAIVASSLEDES from the coding sequence ATGCGCCTGAACGATGCCTGGCTGGCCTCGCTTTCGGCTGGCGCGGTCAACCTCGTACTCGGGGCGAACCTGCCTTACCTGCCGGTCTGGATGGAGAAAGCGGGCGGCATGTCCGGCGCCGAAATCGCCGGGGCAGGCACGCTCGCCGCGCTGATCCGCATCTTCGCCGGGCCGCTCGCGGCAGGCCGGGCCCAGTCGCACGGGCTTCGCGCGACGCTGGCAGGCACCATGGCCGTCTGCCTTGCCGGCTATGCGCTGCTGTTTCCGGACCTGCCACAGGCAGCCGCCTTTCTGGTCTGCGTCGCCATATACAGCGCGACCAATGTGTCCGGCCCCCTGTTCGAAGCGGTTCTGATTTACGGCACACGCAAGACCCGGCCGGATTACGGGCAGGGCCGGGCCATCGCTTCGCTTGCCTTTGTCGTGGCGAACCTCGCTGGCGGGGCTGTCCTGTCCGCCTTCGGGCCGGACGGTATTCTGGGCTACCTGCTGATCGCCGCCCTGCTGGCGACGATCGCGCCGCTGTTCACCCGTCAGGGCGCCCGGCAGGTGCTGCCAAAGCGGACGATCCTCAGCACGTTTTCCGAAGGCTTCTCGCTCTACCGGCTTCCGGCCCTCTTCGCCTTCATCCTCGCCGCCGCGCTGATCCAGGCGAGCCATGGCGTCTATTACGCCTTTTCGTCCGTGATCTGGGTATCGCAGGGCATTTCCGGCTCCAGCATCGGGGCGCTCTGGGCCGTCGGCGTGGTGACCGAGATCGGCCTCCTGCTGCTCTCCGGGCGGCTTCTGCGCGGTTTCAGCGCGGTGAACCTGCTCTGGTTGGGCGGGCTTGGCGCGATGGTCCGCTGGACAGCGGCGGGGTTCGTGCTGCCGGTCGCCTTCGCCGCGATGTTCCAGACACTGCACGCCGCCTCCTTCGCCCTGACACATCTCGCCACCATGCGCTTCCTGCAGCAAGCTCTGCCGGATGAGCGCCTGCCGCTGGCCTATGCGGTGAACGGGGCGCTGGTGTTCGGGCCGATCCTCGCCCTTTCGACCTTCCTGTCCGGCCTCGCCTATGACGCGCTTGCGCCCGGCGGCGCAGGAGCCCAGACGCATATCTACTGGCTGATGGTGCTCGTTGCAGGGGCAGGCCTTGCCGTGGCGGCCGTGACGCGGCCCGCACCCGCCATCGTCGCCAGCTCCCTCGAAGACGAATCCTGA
- a CDS encoding bifunctional helix-turn-helix transcriptional regulator/GNAT family N-acetyltransferase, which produces MARDVLAEMGPLALGSRLKRLAERMQADATKVFADRGLPIQGTHFPLLAALATYGPLSVSEAVEAVGISQPAVTRIHNALQKMGLTTVSPVEGDSRQRQIRLTPDGEALVDELKRELWPQVRRAAQRLCDGPEADFLTQISRVEAALQERSLHDRILDEGTGPVLRLVEYDDRLAPEFDAITREWVEDMFTLEEKDIEIIEHPREMIIDRGGVILFVEAAGLGIIGTCALMPVDGDAFELTKMGVRASARGLKAGDFLLQRTIERARQLPIGSLFLLTNKKCAAAIHLYEKAGFIHDADIMDRYGKRYARCDVAMSYDLSRPPQG; this is translated from the coding sequence ATGGCACGTGATGTTCTTGCGGAGATGGGCCCGCTGGCCCTCGGCAGCCGGCTGAAGCGGCTGGCCGAGCGGATGCAGGCCGACGCAACGAAAGTGTTCGCCGACCGGGGCCTGCCCATTCAGGGCACCCATTTCCCGCTTCTGGCAGCGCTCGCGACCTATGGCCCGCTCAGCGTCAGCGAAGCGGTGGAGGCCGTCGGAATCAGCCAGCCGGCCGTCACCCGCATCCACAATGCCCTGCAGAAGATGGGGCTCACCACCGTCTCACCGGTCGAGGGCGACAGCCGCCAGAGACAGATCCGCCTGACGCCGGACGGCGAAGCCCTGGTGGATGAACTGAAACGGGAGCTCTGGCCCCAGGTGCGCCGCGCGGCCCAGCGCCTTTGCGACGGACCGGAGGCCGACTTCCTGACCCAGATCAGCCGGGTCGAGGCGGCGCTACAGGAACGCTCCCTGCACGACCGCATTCTCGATGAAGGCACCGGCCCGGTCCTGCGCCTGGTCGAATATGATGACCGGCTCGCGCCGGAATTCGACGCGATCACCCGCGAATGGGTGGAGGACATGTTCACGCTGGAAGAAAAGGACATCGAGATCATCGAGCATCCGCGCGAAATGATCATCGACCGGGGCGGCGTTATCCTGTTTGTCGAGGCCGCAGGGCTCGGTATCATCGGAACCTGCGCGCTGATGCCGGTGGACGGCGACGCCTTCGAGCTGACCAAGATGGGCGTCCGCGCCAGTGCCCGCGGCCTGAAGGCCGGCGACTTCCTCCTGCAACGGACGATCGAGCGGGCCCGGCAGCTACCGATCGGCAGCCTGTTCCTGTTGACCAACAAGAAATGCGCTGCCGCCATCCACCTCTATGAAAAGGCCGGTTTCATCCATGACGCAGACATCATGGACCGCTACGGCAAACGCTATGCGCGGTGTGATGTGGCGATGTCCTACGACCTGTCGAGACCGCCCCAGGGCTGA
- a CDS encoding sigma-54 dependent transcriptional regulator, translating into MAKTVLVIDDDPTQRRLLQAAVEKAGFACRTAPDGEAGIALAADPKDGIDVVLLDLTMPGLSGMETLERLAAKRPDLPVIMLTATSGIDTIVQSMRGGAVDFIVKPANPERVVVSIRNALKMQSLTGEVKRLARKAEGGMAFDDMIASAAPMRQVIRLAERAAVSDIPVLILGESGVGKEVVARCIQGASTRVGKPFVTVNCGAIPENLVESILFGHEKGAFTGAVSKALGKFVEADGGTLFLDEVGELPLDAQVKLLRALQEGEVDAVGSRRPTKVDVRIISATNRDLSQQVAEGTFREDLFYRLNVFPIDMPSLRERRDDIPALVEHFIGRFNASEGTKVSGVADDTMKMLYAFDWPGNVRQLENAVFRAVVLCDGDKLRPQDFPQISGQMPDIASLPAAPVAAAAPAAPVAMDTVAPAPAGDGPVPIMDPDGELRALQDIERDILQYAIDFYQGHMSEVSRRLGIGRSTLYRKVREYDLDMHEREAS; encoded by the coding sequence ATGGCTAAAACGGTCCTCGTTATCGATGACGATCCGACGCAACGCCGCCTGCTGCAGGCCGCTGTCGAAAAGGCGGGCTTTGCCTGCCGTACCGCCCCTGACGGCGAAGCCGGCATTGCGCTGGCTGCGGATCCGAAGGATGGCATCGATGTCGTTCTTCTGGACCTGACCATGCCGGGCCTGTCAGGGATGGAAACGCTGGAGCGTCTTGCCGCCAAACGGCCGGATCTGCCGGTCATTATGCTGACCGCGACCAGCGGCATCGACACGATCGTCCAGTCCATGCGTGGTGGCGCGGTCGACTTTATCGTGAAGCCGGCCAATCCGGAGCGTGTGGTCGTCAGCATCCGGAACGCCCTGAAGATGCAGTCGCTGACCGGCGAAGTGAAACGCCTCGCCCGCAAGGCTGAAGGCGGCATGGCGTTCGACGACATGATCGCATCGGCGGCCCCGATGCGCCAGGTGATCCGCCTCGCGGAGCGGGCTGCCGTTTCCGATATTCCGGTCCTGATCCTTGGTGAAAGCGGTGTGGGTAAGGAAGTTGTTGCCCGCTGCATTCAGGGTGCCTCCACCCGCGTCGGCAAGCCCTTCGTCACCGTAAACTGCGGTGCGATCCCGGAAAACCTGGTCGAGTCGATCCTGTTCGGTCATGAGAAGGGTGCCTTCACCGGTGCGGTCTCGAAAGCGCTGGGCAAGTTCGTCGAGGCCGATGGCGGTACGCTGTTTCTGGATGAGGTGGGTGAACTGCCGCTGGATGCGCAGGTGAAACTGCTCCGTGCTCTGCAGGAAGGCGAAGTCGACGCCGTCGGGTCCCGCCGGCCGACCAAGGTGGACGTGCGGATCATCTCCGCCACCAACCGCGACCTGTCCCAGCAGGTGGCCGAAGGCACGTTCCGCGAAGACCTGTTCTACCGTCTCAATGTGTTCCCGATCGACATGCCGAGCCTGCGCGAACGCCGCGACGACATCCCGGCCCTGGTCGAGCATTTCATTGGCCGCTTCAATGCAAGCGAAGGCACGAAAGTGTCCGGCGTGGCCGATGACACAATGAAGATGCTGTATGCTTTCGACTGGCCGGGCAATGTCCGCCAGCTGGAGAATGCCGTCTTCCGCGCCGTGGTCCTCTGCGATGGTGACAAGCTTCGCCCGCAGGATTTCCCGCAGATTTCCGGCCAGATGCCGGACATTGCCAGCCTGCCAGCGGCGCCTGTCGCTGCTGCTGCTCCGGCCGCTCCGGTTGCCATGGACACTGTAGCTCCGGCACCAGCGGGCGATGGCCCGGTGCCGATCATGGATCCGGATGGCGAACTGCGCGCCCTGCAGGATATCGAACGCGACATCCTTCAGTACGCCATTGATTTCTATCAGGGGCATATGAGCGAAGTGTCCCGCCGTCTCGGCATCGGCCGCTCGACGCTTTACCGCAAGGTGCGCGAGTACGATCTCGACATGCATGAGCGCGAAGCGAGCTGA
- a CDS encoding NepR family anti-sigma factor, protein MKDNSQEQDPPERPPKELPGGAAQALSSALKKTFDALLQEPVPEKFDALIARIREEEMRKNAGSDDDKD, encoded by the coding sequence ATGAAGGACAATTCACAGGAGCAGGATCCGCCTGAGCGGCCACCGAAAGAATTGCCCGGCGGTGCGGCGCAAGCCCTTAGTTCTGCGCTGAAGAAAACCTTCGATGCCCTGCTTCAGGAACCTGTCCCCGAAAAGTTTGACGCGCTGATCGCCCGTATTCGCGAGGAAGAAATGCGCAAAAATGCCGGATCTGACGACGACAAAGACTAA